One segment of Rosa chinensis cultivar Old Blush chromosome 6, RchiOBHm-V2, whole genome shotgun sequence DNA contains the following:
- the LOC112169857 gene encoding MDIS1-interacting receptor like kinase 2 isoform X2, translating to MVPFPISWTISKSFSGELPPGLCSGFSLEQFLVQFNDFTGPLPDCLRKCSALSRVRLEENQFTGNISNAFGVHPSLAIIYLSNNKFVGQLSPQWGECKNITDMRMEGNRISGQIPPELGQLTKLQYLTLSSNEFSGEFPVSIGNLSLLFTLNLSRNHLTGTIPYVLGKLTKLELLDLSDNNFTGVLPVDPGMFESLTSLNISRNKLSGGIPEEIGNLHLRYLLDLSSNSFSGSLPLNLAKLIMLEILNVSHNQLSGKIPSTYSRMVSLLGIDFSYNNLTGPIPTGGIFQKKHPNNAFIGNSGLCGETEEITPCISGPKKSNKKILVGILAPICGLLLTVTISAVILKFCKKSKLGELDHPKVSKSFDSIIWERHGKLTFSEIITATENFDEKYLIGRGGFGSVYKAVLDRGRVVAVKKLNMSVDSSHDITELNRKSFENEIRTLTEVMHRNVIKLYGFCSWKGCLYLVYEYAERGSLKMVLYGVEGESDVLGWGTRVKIVQGIAHAISHLHNDCSHQIVHRDITLSNILLNGDFVPWLSDFGTARLLNSDSSKWTAMAGSYGYMAPELAFTMQVTDKCDVYSFGVVALEIMMGRHPGELLNSLSENGDMLLKDLLDQRLRCPSSQLAVRVVSLITMALACTSNNPDSRPTMHYVAKELSSTRTRTSLSEPLGTITINELAKFS from the exons CTTCTCGGGAGAACTGCCGCCTGGGTTGTGTAGTGGATTTTCTTTGGAACAATTCTTAGTGCAGTTTAACGACTTCACAGGGCCATTACCTGATTGCttgagaaaatgttctgcaTTATCTAGAGTCAGACTTGAGGAGAATCAATTCACAGGAAACATTAGCAATGCATTTGGTGTTCATCCCAGTCTTGCAATAATTTATCTTAGTAACAACAAGTTTGTTGGTCAATTGTCGCCACAGTGGGGAGAATGCAAGAACATCACTGATATGCGGATGGAGGGAAATAGAATTTCTGGTCAAATCCCACCGGAACTTGGCCAGTTGACAAAGTTGCAGTATCTAACTCTAAGCTCTAATGAATTCAGTGGGGAGTTTCCAGTTTCCATTGGGAATCTAAGCTTGTTGTTCACTCTTAATCTCAGCAGGAACCACTTGACGGGAACTATTCCTTATGTTCTAGGCAAATTGACTAAACTCGAGCTACTTGATTTGTCTGATAATAATTTTACAGGGGTATTACCAGTCGACCCTGGAATGTTTGAGAGCTTAACAAGCTTGAACATAAGCCGCAACAAATTATCAGGTGGAATACCTGAGGAGATTGGTAATCTACACCTGCGGTACTTGTTGGACCTAAGCAGCAATTCATTCTCGGGATCACTACCATTAAACCTTGCCAAGCTTATAATGCTGGAGATTCTTAATGTCTCGCATAACCAACTCTCTGGAAAAATCCCATCAACCTATTCCAGAATGGTTAGTCTTCTGGGCATTGATTTTTCTTACAACAACTTGACAGGTCCAATCCCAACCGGTGGCATTTTCCAAAAGAAGCATCCGAACAATGCTTTCATTGGAAATAGTGGTTTGTGTGGCGAAACAGAGGAAATAACTCCATGCATTTCGGGTCCCAAAAAGTCCAACAAGAAAATTCTTGTTGGCATCCTTGCTCCCATTTGTGGTTTATTGCTGACGGTGACCATATCTGCTGTAATCCTCAAGTTCTGCAAGAAATCAAAGCTTGGAGAACTCGATCACCCTAAGGTGTCTAAAAGTTTTGATTCAATTATTTGGGAAAGACATGGTAAACTTACATTTTCTGAAATCATCACTGCCACCGAGAACTTTGATGAAAAGTACCTCATTGGAAGAGGAGGTTTTGGAAGTGTCTACAAGGCTGTGTTGGACAGAGGCAGAGTCGTTGCAGTTAAGAAATTGAATATGTCAGTAGATTCTAGTCACGACATTACAGAATTGAATCGCAAAAGTTTTGAGAATGAGATAAGAACCTTGACAGAAGTGATGCATAGAAATGTAATAAAACTTTATGGTTTCTGTTCCTGGAAGGGGTGCTTGTACTTGGTGTATGAATATGCAGAGAGAGGCAGTTTGAAAATGGTATTGTATGGAGTGGAGGGCGAATCAGATGTACTTGGCTGGGGCACAAGGGTGAAAATTGTGCAAGGAATAGCACATGCTATTTCTCACTTGCATAATGACTGCTCTCACCAAATCGTTCACCGCGACATAACTTTGAGCAACATATTATTAAATGGGGATTTCGTGCCATGGCTATCAGACTTTGGAACAGCAAGACTATTGAACTCAGATTCCTCAAAGTGGACTGCTATGGCGGGGTCTTATGGCTACATGGCTCCAG AGCTCGCATTCACAATGCAAGTGACGGATAAGTGTGATGTATATAGCTTTGGAGTGGTGGCATTAGAAATCATGATGGGAAGGCATCCAGGAGAGCTACTGAATTCTCTGTCGGAAAATGGAGATATGCTTTTGAAGGATCTGCTAGACCAACGACTTCGGTGTCCTTCAAGTCAATTAGCAGTGCGAGTGGTTTCCTTGATAACAATGGCCTTGGCCTGCACCAGCAATAATCCGgattcacgacccaccatgcaTTATGTGGCAAAAGAACTATCATCCACTAGGACCCGGACTAGCCTCTCTGAGCCGTTAGGCACAATAACTATCAATGAGTTGGCGAAGTTTTCATAA